Proteins encoded in a region of the Spiribacter sp. 1M189 genome:
- the rpiA gene encoding ribose-5-phosphate isomerase RpiA, with the protein MSADAQKRLAAEAAVEKVEAGTVIGVGSGSTVNHFIDALAASDIEIEAAVAASEASAERLRGHGIEVRDANSVSELAIYVDGADEINRHLQMIKGGGGALTREKIVAAIADRFICIVDASKQVTALGDFPLPVEVIPMARSHVARQLVRLGGRPELREGFTTDNGNLILDVRALDLSEPIHREQQLNNIAGVVTNGLFALRPADELLVGTDTGVQRSTAA; encoded by the coding sequence ATGAGCGCCGACGCGCAGAAACGTCTCGCCGCCGAGGCGGCAGTCGAGAAAGTCGAGGCGGGCACCGTTATCGGTGTCGGCAGCGGATCCACCGTCAATCACTTCATTGACGCGCTGGCCGCCTCGGATATCGAAATCGAAGCCGCCGTGGCGGCCTCCGAGGCCAGCGCCGAGCGATTGCGCGGTCACGGCATCGAGGTCCGGGACGCCAACAGCGTCTCGGAACTGGCCATCTATGTCGACGGGGCCGACGAGATCAATCGGCATCTTCAGATGATCAAGGGCGGCGGCGGAGCGCTCACGCGAGAGAAAATCGTCGCTGCCATCGCCGATCGTTTCATCTGCATCGTCGATGCCAGCAAGCAGGTGACCGCACTGGGCGACTTTCCGCTGCCGGTGGAAGTGATTCCCATGGCCCGCTCCCACGTGGCACGCCAGCTCGTCCGCCTCGGTGGGCGCCCGGAACTGCGTGAGGGCTTCACCACAGACAATGGCAACCTCATTCTGGATGTCCGCGCGCTGGATCTGTCCGAGCCCATTCACCGCGAGCAGCAGCTCAACAACATCGCCGGCGTGGTCACCAATGGGCTGTTCGCCCTGCGGCCGGCGGATGAGCTCCTGGTGGGAACGGACACCGGCGTGCAGCGGTCCACAGCGGCCTGA
- the ilvA gene encoding threonine ammonia-lyase, biosynthetic — translation MKSYLQRILTASVYDVAHQTPLTSAVNLSRRLGNNVLLKREDMQPVFSFKIRGAYNKIASLTEAQREKGVICSSAGNHAQGVALSAKNLGIRATIVMPRTTPSIKVDAVRNFGGRVVLHGDNYDAAKAHAEKLVEERGLTYIPPYDDPDVIAGQGTVGMEILSQHPRPIDAVFVPVGGGGLIAGIAAYIKQLRPDIRIIAVEPEDAPTLERAMATGRRVTLDEVGIFADGVAVRQIGEETFRICRELVDECMLVSTDEICAGIKDIFEDTRTVMEPAGALAVAGIKKYVEQRGVTGETLIGINCGANMNFSRLAHVAERAELGEHREAVLAVTIPERPGSFREFCETIGNRAITEFNYRYAHADEAHVFAGIGLNDGLAERDEVVAALESRGYPVLDLTEDEMSKVHVRHMVGGRGHNVDHEVLYHVRFPERPGALLNFLKRLGRRWNISLFHYRNHGADYGRVLVGIQVPPDQRGKFEASLDKLGYPYRNESDNPAYALFLS, via the coding sequence ATGAAATCCTATCTACAACGCATCCTCACCGCGAGCGTCTATGATGTCGCGCATCAGACCCCGCTGACATCCGCCGTCAATCTCTCCCGTCGGCTCGGCAATAACGTGCTTCTCAAGCGGGAAGACATGCAGCCGGTGTTTTCGTTCAAGATCCGCGGTGCCTACAACAAGATCGCGAGCCTGACCGAGGCACAGCGCGAGAAGGGCGTGATCTGCTCGTCGGCGGGCAACCATGCCCAGGGTGTGGCGCTTTCGGCGAAGAACCTGGGCATTCGTGCCACCATCGTCATGCCCCGGACCACGCCGAGCATCAAGGTGGATGCGGTGCGCAACTTTGGCGGACGCGTGGTCCTGCACGGCGACAACTACGATGCGGCGAAGGCCCATGCCGAGAAACTGGTGGAGGAGCGGGGGCTCACCTACATCCCGCCCTACGACGATCCGGATGTCATCGCCGGCCAGGGCACCGTGGGCATGGAGATCCTCAGCCAGCACCCGCGTCCGATCGATGCGGTCTTCGTTCCTGTCGGCGGGGGCGGTCTGATCGCCGGGATCGCGGCCTACATCAAGCAGCTGCGGCCGGATATCCGCATCATCGCGGTGGAGCCCGAGGACGCGCCCACGCTCGAACGTGCCATGGCCACCGGCCGTCGGGTGACGCTTGATGAGGTGGGTATTTTTGCCGATGGCGTCGCCGTCCGGCAGATCGGTGAGGAGACGTTCCGTATCTGTCGGGAGCTCGTGGACGAGTGCATGCTGGTCAGCACCGACGAGATCTGTGCCGGCATCAAGGACATATTCGAAGACACCCGGACGGTCATGGAGCCTGCCGGCGCCCTTGCCGTGGCCGGGATCAAGAAGTACGTCGAGCAGCGGGGCGTGACTGGGGAGACACTGATCGGCATCAACTGCGGTGCCAACATGAATTTCTCGCGCCTGGCTCATGTGGCCGAACGCGCCGAGCTCGGTGAGCATCGCGAGGCGGTGCTGGCGGTCACCATCCCCGAGCGGCCCGGTAGTTTTCGGGAATTCTGCGAGACCATCGGCAACCGCGCCATCACCGAGTTCAATTACCGCTATGCCCATGCCGATGAGGCGCATGTCTTCGCGGGTATCGGCCTGAATGACGGCCTCGCCGAGCGTGACGAGGTGGTGGCGGCGCTGGAGTCCCGGGGTTATCCGGTCCTGGATCTCACCGAGGACGAAATGTCGAAGGTGCACGTCCGGCATATGGTCGGCGGCCGGGGCCACAACGTCGACCATGAGGTGCTCTATCACGTGCGCTTCCCGGAGCGCCCCGGGGCATTGCTCAACTTTCTCAAGCGTCTGGGGCGGCGCTGGAACATTTCGTTGTTCCACTACCGTAACCACGGTGCGGATTACGGGCGGGTGCTGGTGGGCATTCAGGTGCCGCCGGATCAGCGCGGGAAGTTCGAGGCGAGTCTCGACAAGCTTGGCTATCCGTACCGGAATGAGTCGGATAATCCGGCCTACGCGCTTTTTCTGAGCTGA
- a CDS encoding TraR/DksA family transcriptional regulator translates to MFDQPDVPHFRQRLQQMRSEIEALEQTRDASRATVELDQTRVGRLSRMDALQQQAMAEATNERARLTLKRIASALQRCDDGSYGECLRCGEYINPQRLEIDPAATLCIHCAAQ, encoded by the coding sequence ATGTTTGATCAACCGGATGTCCCCCACTTCCGGCAACGTCTGCAACAGATGCGCTCGGAGATCGAGGCGTTGGAGCAGACGCGGGACGCATCGCGAGCCACGGTGGAGCTTGATCAGACCCGCGTCGGGCGTCTCTCGCGCATGGACGCGTTACAGCAGCAGGCCATGGCGGAGGCGACCAACGAGCGCGCTCGGCTCACGCTCAAGCGCATCGCCTCGGCCCTTCAACGCTGCGACGATGGCAGTTACGGCGAGTGTCTGCGATGCGGGGAATACATCAACCCCCAGCGCCTCGAGATCGATCCGGCCGCCACGCTATGCATCCACTGCGCCGCCCAGTGA
- a CDS encoding HigA family addiction module antitoxin, with product MTIDPMTDPMISPTPDALDEDDPLLPDPALVDDAEAPVPPGEILGASFMLPQGLLPTPLARALRVPVNRITDILSGKRRITAQTALLLATYFDTTPEFWLRLQMEYDLRCARRRGRIRTHLQAIQSARRLR from the coding sequence ATGACCATCGACCCAATGACCGACCCGATGATCAGCCCGACGCCGGATGCCCTGGACGAAGATGATCCGCTTTTGCCTGATCCGGCGCTCGTCGACGACGCCGAGGCGCCGGTTCCTCCCGGTGAGATCCTCGGAGCCAGCTTCATGCTGCCGCAGGGACTGCTGCCAACGCCCCTGGCGCGTGCGCTGCGCGTTCCGGTGAACCGCATCACCGATATCCTCAGCGGCAAACGCCGTATCACGGCGCAAACGGCATTGCTGCTGGCCACTTATTTCGACACAACGCCGGAGTTCTGGCTTCGGCTGCAAATGGAGTACGATCTGCGATGCGCGCGCCGCCGTGGGCGGATCCGAACGCATCTCCAGGCCATCCAGTCCGCCAGACGTCTTCGCTGA
- a CDS encoding DUF1289 domain-containing protein produces the protein MSASSPCISICEVENGRCIGCGRTETEIAEWRDYPEEKRLAIMDRLDEEAANGGWIDAGAFAQAASATGDAVPASTPAKVQPNRPGTTNA, from the coding sequence ATGAGCGCTTCGTCACCCTGCATCAGTATCTGTGAAGTCGAGAACGGTCGCTGCATCGGCTGTGGCCGAACCGAGACGGAGATCGCCGAGTGGCGCGATTATCCCGAGGAAAAACGCCTGGCGATCATGGATCGGCTGGATGAGGAGGCCGCTAACGGCGGCTGGATCGATGCCGGTGCCTTTGCGCAGGCTGCCAGCGCGACCGGCGATGCCGTACCCGCGTCAACGCCCGCGAAAGTCCAACCCAACCGCCCCGGAACAACGAATGCCTGA
- a CDS encoding cysteine-rich CWC family protein has translation MPEHEPKRCPRCGNGFECRQGSIHRCQCVDVMLTDEVRETIAHTYDDCLCRDCLQALAAADSVGDSAADAAGAVAPGVAASPSPITTSKPSPLMPSQVVRERRRQARDAARARSVRPEEVLAALNGLPGRR, from the coding sequence ATGCCTGAGCATGAGCCCAAGCGCTGCCCGCGCTGCGGCAACGGTTTCGAATGCCGGCAGGGGAGCATTCACCGCTGCCAGTGCGTGGACGTCATGCTGACCGATGAAGTGCGGGAGACCATTGCCCACACATACGACGACTGCCTCTGTCGCGATTGCCTGCAGGCCCTTGCCGCGGCGGATTCAGTCGGCGATTCGGCCGCCGACGCTGCTGGTGCCGTGGCCCCTGGCGTGGCAGCGAGCCCATCACCGATAACGACTTCAAAGCCGTCCCCGCTGATGCCGTCCCAAGTGGTCCGCGAGCGCCGACGCCAGGCACGGGATGCGGCGCGCGCCCGATCCGTCCGTCCGGAGGAAGTTCTGGCGGCGCTTAACGGTCTGCCCGGCCGCCGTTAG
- a CDS encoding adenine phosphoribosyltransferase — protein MNTLIKDREAAVAQVQGLIRDIPDFPKPGIVFKDITPLLGDAEGFHLAVDLLADSIEGPTPEYIVGTESRGFIFGAALAYQLGAGFIPVRKPGKLPSEVHACEYQLEYGTDALEVHRDALHQGARTLIVDDLLATGGTARATGDLLRRLGAEMLGYSFVIELTFLAAREHMTDAPVHSLVQY, from the coding sequence ATGAACACCCTGATCAAGGATCGAGAGGCCGCCGTGGCGCAAGTACAGGGCCTGATCCGCGACATCCCCGACTTCCCCAAGCCGGGCATCGTCTTCAAGGATATTACGCCGCTGCTGGGGGACGCCGAGGGTTTTCACCTGGCGGTTGATCTGCTGGCGGATTCCATCGAGGGGCCGACTCCGGAGTACATCGTCGGCACCGAGTCACGTGGGTTCATTTTCGGCGCGGCCCTTGCCTATCAACTGGGTGCGGGCTTCATCCCCGTGCGCAAGCCCGGCAAGTTGCCCTCAGAAGTGCATGCCTGTGAATACCAGCTCGAATATGGAACCGATGCGCTGGAAGTGCATCGCGATGCCCTGCATCAGGGCGCCAGAACCCTGATCGTCGATGACCTGCTCGCCACTGGCGGGACGGCTCGCGCCACGGGTGATCTGCTGCGGCGTCTGGGTGCCGAGATGCTGGGCTACAGCTTCGTGATCGAGCTGACCTTCCTCGCCGCCCGCGAGCACATGACCGACGCACCGGTGCACTCGCTGGTTCAGTACTGA
- a CDS encoding ABC transporter permease — MGVLDHLREPPELSLRFIAVWLRNLRVWRKLMLPSILGNFGEPLLYLLALGYGLGQFVGEVESMPYMVFLASGIVCSAAMTGATFEALYSAYTRLTQQQTWAAMLAAPMNVDDVVLGEIVWAATKALINASAIVLVAALLGLVAGPEALLVLPVILLAGLAFAGIAMIVTALSPSYDFFLYYFTLVMTPMLLLSGVFFPLSSLPEAVQIGAQFLPLAHVVMLVRPLMTGGSIDAPLLHLGVILVYIVATYWISAALARRRLIR, encoded by the coding sequence ATGGGCGTACTCGACCACCTGCGCGAGCCGCCCGAGCTCAGCCTGCGCTTCATCGCCGTGTGGCTGCGCAACCTGCGGGTCTGGCGCAAGCTGATGCTGCCCTCGATACTCGGCAACTTCGGCGAGCCGCTGCTCTATCTGCTCGCCCTCGGTTACGGGCTCGGTCAGTTCGTCGGCGAAGTCGAGTCCATGCCCTATATGGTGTTTCTGGCGAGCGGCATCGTCTGCTCGGCGGCGATGACCGGCGCCACTTTCGAGGCGCTCTACTCCGCCTACACGCGGCTGACCCAGCAGCAGACCTGGGCGGCCATGCTGGCCGCGCCGATGAATGTGGATGATGTGGTGCTTGGCGAGATCGTCTGGGCCGCCACCAAGGCCCTGATCAACGCCAGTGCCATCGTCCTGGTCGCCGCCCTGCTTGGCCTGGTGGCCGGCCCCGAGGCCCTGCTGGTGCTGCCGGTGATCCTGCTGGCCGGCCTGGCCTTCGCCGGTATCGCCATGATCGTGACGGCGCTGTCGCCCAGCTATGACTTCTTTCTGTACTACTTCACCCTGGTCATGACGCCCATGCTGCTGCTCTCGGGCGTCTTTTTCCCGCTCTCGAGCCTGCCCGAGGCGGTGCAGATCGGCGCGCAGTTTCTGCCACTGGCCCATGTCGTCATGCTGGTCCGCCCGCTCATGACCGGCGGCAGCATCGATGCGCCGCTGCTGCATCTGGGCGTGATCCTCGTCTATATCGTCGCCACTTACTGGATCAGCGCCGCCCTGGCGCGCCGGCGGCTGATTCGCTAG